From a region of the Natator depressus isolate rNatDep1 chromosome 15, rNatDep2.hap1, whole genome shotgun sequence genome:
- the EIF4ENIF1 gene encoding eukaryotic translation initiation factor 4E transporter isoform X3: protein MDKRGAIAEIENGDTFLDLNRITVKSHRYTKEELLNIKERPHSKQRPSCLSEKYDSDGVWDPEKWHASLYPSSGRTSPVEGFKKDLDSDRTSLMRRIVDPRERVKEDDLDVVLSPQRRSFGGGCHVTAAVSSRRAGSPLEKENDGVRVVGGRRIGSGRIISARNFDKDHRGGEKDMRDSRDTRDRDRERDYKDKRFRREFGDSKRVFGERRRNDSYTEEEPEWFSAGPTSQSETIELTGFDDKILEEDHKGRKRTRRRTSSLKEGIECNGGVAEEDEVQSVLAHETAADQEVPREAVLQEPAPGEFDFNEFFNLDKSVPGLASVSEVLGQMIEDVLGEGSMSSSRFSRWFSNPSRSGSHSSSLRSTPHEELERLAAHSGVVLSVEEVEAGLKGLKMDQEGKNAAPFMAQQMEEALNVAGSRQLKKDGDMSAFNKLVSSMKASGTLPSQPKVNQSLESHLMSPPEIPGQPLPKNILQELLGPPIARPASSNVLSGLIGGLEPAASLLSQRALSPPISQVFPTRAASADYLRHRIPSPIGFGPSSQQLLSDPFQGMRKSMSPVAAQMSPLEMQQAALEGLVLPHDLAMQAANFYQPGFGKPQMDKSRDGFRNRQQRVTKSPAPGHRGNASSPAPTASITSMLSPSFTPTSVIRKMYESKEKNKEETVSGKIKASDSKDEGQRTHEDNLLSASLVENADQDPSPAIGTKLAALQRSACSTPLSQPNRCTKEQDYRPKSTGRKTPTTASPVPGSPFLRPVHQVPLVPHVPIVRPTHQLHPGLVQRMLAQGMHPQHLPLLQAGMIPPGMDLSHIQGISTPILGQPFYPLPTAGHHLLNPRSGTPLQLAMMQQQLQRSVLHSPASGAQGSAVGVQTTPQNVPSRTGLPHVHSQLDHHTSQRSGSPIGLAKWFGSDVLQQPLPSMPSKVISVDELEYRQ, encoded by the exons ATGGATAAGAGAGGGGCTATAGCAGAAATTGAAAATGGGGACACTTTCCTTGACTTGAACAGAATAACAGTAAAATCTCATCGTTACACAAAA GAAGAACTCTTGAATATTAAAGAGCGTCCCCACTCTAAACAGAGGCCTTCATGTCTTTCCGAAAAATATGACAG TGACGGAGTGTGGGACCCTGAGAAATGGCATGCCTCTCTGTACCCAAGTTCAGGGCGAACCTCACCAGTggaagggttcaaaaaagacttGGATTCAGACCGGACTTCTCTCATGCGCAGGATAGTTG ATCCTAGGGAGCGGGTGAAAGAAGATGATTTGGATGTAGTCCTAAGTCCCCAAAGGCGGAGCTTTGGAGGAGGCTGCCATGTGACTGCAGCTGTCAGCTCACGTCGAGCAGGGAGCCCTTTGGAGAAGGAGAATGATGGTGTTCGTGTTGTTGGTGGACGTAGGATTGGAAGTGGAAGAATCATCTCTGCCCGCAATTTTGATAAAGACCACCGGGGTGGTGAAAAGGACATGCGTGATTCTAGAGACACAAGGGACAGAGATCGTGAAAGGGACTACAAAGACAAGCGTTTCAGG AGGGAATTTGGGGATAGTAAACGTGTCTTTGGGGAACGTAGAAGAAATGATTCCTACACTGAGGAAGAGCCAGAGTGGTTCTCTGCTGGACCTACAAGTCAGTCTGAAACCATTGAGCTCACTGGCTTTGATGATAAAATATTAGAGGAAGATCATAAAGGACGAAAACGAACAAGACGACGCACTTCCTCTCTGAAGGAAG GAATAGAATGCAATGGTGGAGTGGCAGAAGAGGATGAAGTGCAGTCTGTCCTTGCCCATGAAACTGCAGCAGATCAGGAAGTTCCCAGGGAAGCTGTTCTACAAGAACCAGCTCCAGGAGAGTTTGACTTCAATGAATTCTTTAACCTGGATAAGAGTGTTCCTGGTTTGGCTTCGGTGAGTGAGGTTTTAGGCCAG ATGATAGAAGATGTGCTGGGGGAAGGTTCGATGTCTTCTAGCAGGTTCAGTAGGTGGTTCTCTAATCCTAGTCGTTCTGGAAGTCACTCTAGCAGCCTGAGATCCACACCACATGAAGAACTGGAGAGGCTAGCAG CACATTCAGGAGTTGTACTTTCAGTGGAAGAAGTAGAAGCTGGGCTAAAAGGCCTGAAAATGGACCAGGAGGGGAAAAATGCTGCTCCATTCATGGCACAGCAGATGGAGGAAGCACTGAatgtggctggctccagacagCTCAAGAAAgatggagatatgtctgcattTAATAAATTAGTCAGCAGCATGAAGGCAAGTGGGACTCTACCATCACAGCCCAAGGTCAAT caAAGCCTTGAAAGCCACTTGATGTCTCCTCCTGAGATCCCAGGCCAACCTCTCCCAAAGAACATTTTGCAG gaGCTTCTTGGTCCACCCATTGCCAGACCTGCTTCATCCAATGTTCTTAGTGGCTTGATAGGTGGCTTGGAACCTGCAGCATCTTTGCTGAGCCAAAGAGCACTTTCCCCTCCGATTTCACAGGTGTTTCCAACTCGGGCTGCTTCTGCAGACTACCTCCGTCATAGGATCCCCTCACCGATTG GTTTTGGACCAAGTTCTCAGCAATTGCTCAGTGATCCATTTCAGGGGATGCGGAAGTCAATGAGCCCAGTTGCTGCACAG ATGAGTCCACTGGAGATGCAGCAAGCTGCCTTAGAGGGACTAGTTCTACCACATGATTTAGCCATGCAGGCAGCAAATTTCTACCAACCAGGTTTTGGCAAACCACAAATGGACAAAAGCAGAGATGGCTTCAGGAACAG GCAGCAGCGAGTGACTAAGTCTCCAGCACCAGGCCACAGAGGGAATGcatcttctccagctcctactgCATCCATCACTAGCATG CTTTCTCCTTCCTTCACGCCTACCTCAGTGATTCGTAAGATGtatgaaagcaaagaaaaaaataaggagGAGACAGTTTCTGGGAAAATAAAAGCCAGTGATAGTAAAGATGAAGGTCAAAGGACACACGAAG ATAACTTACTATCAGCTAGCTTGGTGGAGAATGCAGATCAAGATCCTTCACCTGCTATAGGTACCAAACTAGCTGCATTGCAACGCTCTGCATGTTCTACACCGCTTTCTCAGCCAAACCGTTGCACCAAAGAACAAGACTACAGGCCTAAATCAACTGGCAGGAAGACTCCTACAACAGCCTCCCCTGTACCAGGGTCTCCCTTCCTTCGTCCTGTTCACCAGGTACCCCTTGTTCCCCATGTACCAATTGTACGACCTACTCATCAACTGCATCCAGGATTGGTCCAGAGGATGCTGGCACAGGGGATGCATCCACAACATCTTCCTCTGCTGCAAGCAG GTATGATTCCTCCAGGGATGGACTTGTCTCACATACAGGGAATATCTACTCCCATCCTCGGCCAGCCTTTTTATCCATTACCAACAGCTGGCCATCACCTCTTAAACCCACGCTCTGGGACACCTCTGCAGCTGGCAATGATGCAACAGCAACTACAGCGATCAG TTCTCCActctccagcctctggagcacaGGGATCTGCTGTTGGTGTGCAAACCACGCCTCAGAATGTGCCATCCCGGACTGGACTGCCTCATGTACACTCACAGCTTGACCATCACACCAGCCAGAGAAGTGGTTCTCCTATTGGCCTCGCAAAATGGTTTGGTTCAGATGTTTTGCAACAGCCCCTCCCTTCCATGCCATCCAAAGTCATCAGTGTAGATGAACTGGAATATCGGCAGTGA
- the EIF4ENIF1 gene encoding eukaryotic translation initiation factor 4E transporter isoform X1, with the protein MDKRGAIAEIENGDTFLDLNRITVKSHRYTKEELLNIKERPHSKQRPSCLSEKYDSDGVWDPEKWHASLYPSSGRTSPVEGFKKDLDSDRTSLMRRIVDPRERVKEDDLDVVLSPQRRSFGGGCHVTAAVSSRRAGSPLEKENDGVRVVGGRRIGSGRIISARNFDKDHRGGEKDMRDSRDTRDRDRERDYKDKRFRREFGDSKRVFGERRRNDSYTEEEPEWFSAGPTSQSETIELTGFDDKILEEDHKGRKRTRRRTSSLKEGIECNGGVAEEDEVQSVLAHETAADQEVPREAVLQEPAPGEFDFNEFFNLDKSVPGLASVSEVLGQMIEDVLGEGSMSSSRFSRWFSNPSRSGSHSSSLRSTPHEELERLAGLEQAILSPGQNPGNYFAPIPLEDHSENKVDILEMLQKAKVDLKPLLSSLSANKEKLRESTHSGVVLSVEEVEAGLKGLKMDQEGKNAAPFMAQQMEEALNVAGSRQLKKDGDMSAFNKLVSSMKASGTLPSQPKVNQSLESHLMSPPEIPGQPLPKNILQELLGPPIARPASSNVLSGLIGGLEPAASLLSQRALSPPISQVFPTRAASADYLRHRIPSPIGFGPSSQQLLSDPFQGMRKSMSPVAAQMSPLEMQQAALEGLVLPHDLAMQAANFYQPGFGKPQMDKSRDGFRNRQQRVTKSPAPGHRGNASSPAPTASITSMLSPSFTPTSVIRKMYESKEKNKEETVSGKIKASDSKDEGQRTHEDNLLSASLVENADQDPSPAIGTKLAALQRSACSTPLSQPNRCTKEQDYRPKSTGRKTPTTASPVPGSPFLRPVHQVPLVPHVPIVRPTHQLHPGLVQRMLAQGMHPQHLPLLQAGMIPPGMDLSHIQGISTPILGQPFYPLPTAGHHLLNPRSGTPLQLAMMQQQLQRSVLHSPASGAQGSAVGVQTTPQNVPSRTGLPHVHSQLDHHTSQRSGSPIGLAKWFGSDVLQQPLPSMPSKVISVDELEYRQ; encoded by the exons ATGGATAAGAGAGGGGCTATAGCAGAAATTGAAAATGGGGACACTTTCCTTGACTTGAACAGAATAACAGTAAAATCTCATCGTTACACAAAA GAAGAACTCTTGAATATTAAAGAGCGTCCCCACTCTAAACAGAGGCCTTCATGTCTTTCCGAAAAATATGACAG TGACGGAGTGTGGGACCCTGAGAAATGGCATGCCTCTCTGTACCCAAGTTCAGGGCGAACCTCACCAGTggaagggttcaaaaaagacttGGATTCAGACCGGACTTCTCTCATGCGCAGGATAGTTG ATCCTAGGGAGCGGGTGAAAGAAGATGATTTGGATGTAGTCCTAAGTCCCCAAAGGCGGAGCTTTGGAGGAGGCTGCCATGTGACTGCAGCTGTCAGCTCACGTCGAGCAGGGAGCCCTTTGGAGAAGGAGAATGATGGTGTTCGTGTTGTTGGTGGACGTAGGATTGGAAGTGGAAGAATCATCTCTGCCCGCAATTTTGATAAAGACCACCGGGGTGGTGAAAAGGACATGCGTGATTCTAGAGACACAAGGGACAGAGATCGTGAAAGGGACTACAAAGACAAGCGTTTCAGG AGGGAATTTGGGGATAGTAAACGTGTCTTTGGGGAACGTAGAAGAAATGATTCCTACACTGAGGAAGAGCCAGAGTGGTTCTCTGCTGGACCTACAAGTCAGTCTGAAACCATTGAGCTCACTGGCTTTGATGATAAAATATTAGAGGAAGATCATAAAGGACGAAAACGAACAAGACGACGCACTTCCTCTCTGAAGGAAG GAATAGAATGCAATGGTGGAGTGGCAGAAGAGGATGAAGTGCAGTCTGTCCTTGCCCATGAAACTGCAGCAGATCAGGAAGTTCCCAGGGAAGCTGTTCTACAAGAACCAGCTCCAGGAGAGTTTGACTTCAATGAATTCTTTAACCTGGATAAGAGTGTTCCTGGTTTGGCTTCGGTGAGTGAGGTTTTAGGCCAG ATGATAGAAGATGTGCTGGGGGAAGGTTCGATGTCTTCTAGCAGGTTCAGTAGGTGGTTCTCTAATCCTAGTCGTTCTGGAAGTCACTCTAGCAGCCTGAGATCCACACCACATGAAGAACTGGAGAGGCTAGCAG GTCTAGAGCAAGCAATTCTCTCCCCTGGCCAGAACCCTGGAAACTACTTTGCTCCCATTCCATTGGAAGACCATTCTGAAAACAAAGTGGACATCCTTGAGATGCTACAGAAAGCCAAAGTGGACTTAAAACCTCTCCTCTCAAGTCTTTCAGCCAACAAGGAAAAGCTTAGAGAGAGCA CACATTCAGGAGTTGTACTTTCAGTGGAAGAAGTAGAAGCTGGGCTAAAAGGCCTGAAAATGGACCAGGAGGGGAAAAATGCTGCTCCATTCATGGCACAGCAGATGGAGGAAGCACTGAatgtggctggctccagacagCTCAAGAAAgatggagatatgtctgcattTAATAAATTAGTCAGCAGCATGAAGGCAAGTGGGACTCTACCATCACAGCCCAAGGTCAAT caAAGCCTTGAAAGCCACTTGATGTCTCCTCCTGAGATCCCAGGCCAACCTCTCCCAAAGAACATTTTGCAG gaGCTTCTTGGTCCACCCATTGCCAGACCTGCTTCATCCAATGTTCTTAGTGGCTTGATAGGTGGCTTGGAACCTGCAGCATCTTTGCTGAGCCAAAGAGCACTTTCCCCTCCGATTTCACAGGTGTTTCCAACTCGGGCTGCTTCTGCAGACTACCTCCGTCATAGGATCCCCTCACCGATTG GTTTTGGACCAAGTTCTCAGCAATTGCTCAGTGATCCATTTCAGGGGATGCGGAAGTCAATGAGCCCAGTTGCTGCACAG ATGAGTCCACTGGAGATGCAGCAAGCTGCCTTAGAGGGACTAGTTCTACCACATGATTTAGCCATGCAGGCAGCAAATTTCTACCAACCAGGTTTTGGCAAACCACAAATGGACAAAAGCAGAGATGGCTTCAGGAACAG GCAGCAGCGAGTGACTAAGTCTCCAGCACCAGGCCACAGAGGGAATGcatcttctccagctcctactgCATCCATCACTAGCATG CTTTCTCCTTCCTTCACGCCTACCTCAGTGATTCGTAAGATGtatgaaagcaaagaaaaaaataaggagGAGACAGTTTCTGGGAAAATAAAAGCCAGTGATAGTAAAGATGAAGGTCAAAGGACACACGAAG ATAACTTACTATCAGCTAGCTTGGTGGAGAATGCAGATCAAGATCCTTCACCTGCTATAGGTACCAAACTAGCTGCATTGCAACGCTCTGCATGTTCTACACCGCTTTCTCAGCCAAACCGTTGCACCAAAGAACAAGACTACAGGCCTAAATCAACTGGCAGGAAGACTCCTACAACAGCCTCCCCTGTACCAGGGTCTCCCTTCCTTCGTCCTGTTCACCAGGTACCCCTTGTTCCCCATGTACCAATTGTACGACCTACTCATCAACTGCATCCAGGATTGGTCCAGAGGATGCTGGCACAGGGGATGCATCCACAACATCTTCCTCTGCTGCAAGCAG GTATGATTCCTCCAGGGATGGACTTGTCTCACATACAGGGAATATCTACTCCCATCCTCGGCCAGCCTTTTTATCCATTACCAACAGCTGGCCATCACCTCTTAAACCCACGCTCTGGGACACCTCTGCAGCTGGCAATGATGCAACAGCAACTACAGCGATCAG TTCTCCActctccagcctctggagcacaGGGATCTGCTGTTGGTGTGCAAACCACGCCTCAGAATGTGCCATCCCGGACTGGACTGCCTCATGTACACTCACAGCTTGACCATCACACCAGCCAGAGAAGTGGTTCTCCTATTGGCCTCGCAAAATGGTTTGGTTCAGATGTTTTGCAACAGCCCCTCCCTTCCATGCCATCCAAAGTCATCAGTGTAGATGAACTGGAATATCGGCAGTGA
- the EIF4ENIF1 gene encoding eukaryotic translation initiation factor 4E transporter isoform X2, with protein MDKRGAIAEIENGDTFLDLNRITVKSHRYTKEELLNIKERPHSKQRPSCLSEKYDSDGVWDPEKWHASLYPSSGRTSPVEGFKKDLDSDRTSLMRRIVDPRERVKEDDLDVVLSPQRRSFGGGCHVTAAVSSRRAGSPLEKENDGVRVVGGRRIGSGRIISARNFDKDHRGGEKDMRDSRDTRDRDRERDYKDKRFRREFGDSKRVFGERRRNDSYTEEEPEWFSAGPTSQSETIELTGFDDKILEEDHKGRKRTRRRTSSLKEGIECNGGVAEEDEVQSVLAHETAADQEVPREAVLQEPAPGEFDFNEFFNLDKSVPGLASMIEDVLGEGSMSSSRFSRWFSNPSRSGSHSSSLRSTPHEELERLAGLEQAILSPGQNPGNYFAPIPLEDHSENKVDILEMLQKAKVDLKPLLSSLSANKEKLRESTHSGVVLSVEEVEAGLKGLKMDQEGKNAAPFMAQQMEEALNVAGSRQLKKDGDMSAFNKLVSSMKASGTLPSQPKVNQSLESHLMSPPEIPGQPLPKNILQELLGPPIARPASSNVLSGLIGGLEPAASLLSQRALSPPISQVFPTRAASADYLRHRIPSPIGFGPSSQQLLSDPFQGMRKSMSPVAAQMSPLEMQQAALEGLVLPHDLAMQAANFYQPGFGKPQMDKSRDGFRNRQQRVTKSPAPGHRGNASSPAPTASITSMLSPSFTPTSVIRKMYESKEKNKEETVSGKIKASDSKDEGQRTHEDNLLSASLVENADQDPSPAIGTKLAALQRSACSTPLSQPNRCTKEQDYRPKSTGRKTPTTASPVPGSPFLRPVHQVPLVPHVPIVRPTHQLHPGLVQRMLAQGMHPQHLPLLQAGMIPPGMDLSHIQGISTPILGQPFYPLPTAGHHLLNPRSGTPLQLAMMQQQLQRSVLHSPASGAQGSAVGVQTTPQNVPSRTGLPHVHSQLDHHTSQRSGSPIGLAKWFGSDVLQQPLPSMPSKVISVDELEYRQ; from the exons ATGGATAAGAGAGGGGCTATAGCAGAAATTGAAAATGGGGACACTTTCCTTGACTTGAACAGAATAACAGTAAAATCTCATCGTTACACAAAA GAAGAACTCTTGAATATTAAAGAGCGTCCCCACTCTAAACAGAGGCCTTCATGTCTTTCCGAAAAATATGACAG TGACGGAGTGTGGGACCCTGAGAAATGGCATGCCTCTCTGTACCCAAGTTCAGGGCGAACCTCACCAGTggaagggttcaaaaaagacttGGATTCAGACCGGACTTCTCTCATGCGCAGGATAGTTG ATCCTAGGGAGCGGGTGAAAGAAGATGATTTGGATGTAGTCCTAAGTCCCCAAAGGCGGAGCTTTGGAGGAGGCTGCCATGTGACTGCAGCTGTCAGCTCACGTCGAGCAGGGAGCCCTTTGGAGAAGGAGAATGATGGTGTTCGTGTTGTTGGTGGACGTAGGATTGGAAGTGGAAGAATCATCTCTGCCCGCAATTTTGATAAAGACCACCGGGGTGGTGAAAAGGACATGCGTGATTCTAGAGACACAAGGGACAGAGATCGTGAAAGGGACTACAAAGACAAGCGTTTCAGG AGGGAATTTGGGGATAGTAAACGTGTCTTTGGGGAACGTAGAAGAAATGATTCCTACACTGAGGAAGAGCCAGAGTGGTTCTCTGCTGGACCTACAAGTCAGTCTGAAACCATTGAGCTCACTGGCTTTGATGATAAAATATTAGAGGAAGATCATAAAGGACGAAAACGAACAAGACGACGCACTTCCTCTCTGAAGGAAG GAATAGAATGCAATGGTGGAGTGGCAGAAGAGGATGAAGTGCAGTCTGTCCTTGCCCATGAAACTGCAGCAGATCAGGAAGTTCCCAGGGAAGCTGTTCTACAAGAACCAGCTCCAGGAGAGTTTGACTTCAATGAATTCTTTAACCTGGATAAGAGTGTTCCTGGTTTGGCTTCG ATGATAGAAGATGTGCTGGGGGAAGGTTCGATGTCTTCTAGCAGGTTCAGTAGGTGGTTCTCTAATCCTAGTCGTTCTGGAAGTCACTCTAGCAGCCTGAGATCCACACCACATGAAGAACTGGAGAGGCTAGCAG GTCTAGAGCAAGCAATTCTCTCCCCTGGCCAGAACCCTGGAAACTACTTTGCTCCCATTCCATTGGAAGACCATTCTGAAAACAAAGTGGACATCCTTGAGATGCTACAGAAAGCCAAAGTGGACTTAAAACCTCTCCTCTCAAGTCTTTCAGCCAACAAGGAAAAGCTTAGAGAGAGCA CACATTCAGGAGTTGTACTTTCAGTGGAAGAAGTAGAAGCTGGGCTAAAAGGCCTGAAAATGGACCAGGAGGGGAAAAATGCTGCTCCATTCATGGCACAGCAGATGGAGGAAGCACTGAatgtggctggctccagacagCTCAAGAAAgatggagatatgtctgcattTAATAAATTAGTCAGCAGCATGAAGGCAAGTGGGACTCTACCATCACAGCCCAAGGTCAAT caAAGCCTTGAAAGCCACTTGATGTCTCCTCCTGAGATCCCAGGCCAACCTCTCCCAAAGAACATTTTGCAG gaGCTTCTTGGTCCACCCATTGCCAGACCTGCTTCATCCAATGTTCTTAGTGGCTTGATAGGTGGCTTGGAACCTGCAGCATCTTTGCTGAGCCAAAGAGCACTTTCCCCTCCGATTTCACAGGTGTTTCCAACTCGGGCTGCTTCTGCAGACTACCTCCGTCATAGGATCCCCTCACCGATTG GTTTTGGACCAAGTTCTCAGCAATTGCTCAGTGATCCATTTCAGGGGATGCGGAAGTCAATGAGCCCAGTTGCTGCACAG ATGAGTCCACTGGAGATGCAGCAAGCTGCCTTAGAGGGACTAGTTCTACCACATGATTTAGCCATGCAGGCAGCAAATTTCTACCAACCAGGTTTTGGCAAACCACAAATGGACAAAAGCAGAGATGGCTTCAGGAACAG GCAGCAGCGAGTGACTAAGTCTCCAGCACCAGGCCACAGAGGGAATGcatcttctccagctcctactgCATCCATCACTAGCATG CTTTCTCCTTCCTTCACGCCTACCTCAGTGATTCGTAAGATGtatgaaagcaaagaaaaaaataaggagGAGACAGTTTCTGGGAAAATAAAAGCCAGTGATAGTAAAGATGAAGGTCAAAGGACACACGAAG ATAACTTACTATCAGCTAGCTTGGTGGAGAATGCAGATCAAGATCCTTCACCTGCTATAGGTACCAAACTAGCTGCATTGCAACGCTCTGCATGTTCTACACCGCTTTCTCAGCCAAACCGTTGCACCAAAGAACAAGACTACAGGCCTAAATCAACTGGCAGGAAGACTCCTACAACAGCCTCCCCTGTACCAGGGTCTCCCTTCCTTCGTCCTGTTCACCAGGTACCCCTTGTTCCCCATGTACCAATTGTACGACCTACTCATCAACTGCATCCAGGATTGGTCCAGAGGATGCTGGCACAGGGGATGCATCCACAACATCTTCCTCTGCTGCAAGCAG GTATGATTCCTCCAGGGATGGACTTGTCTCACATACAGGGAATATCTACTCCCATCCTCGGCCAGCCTTTTTATCCATTACCAACAGCTGGCCATCACCTCTTAAACCCACGCTCTGGGACACCTCTGCAGCTGGCAATGATGCAACAGCAACTACAGCGATCAG TTCTCCActctccagcctctggagcacaGGGATCTGCTGTTGGTGTGCAAACCACGCCTCAGAATGTGCCATCCCGGACTGGACTGCCTCATGTACACTCACAGCTTGACCATCACACCAGCCAGAGAAGTGGTTCTCCTATTGGCCTCGCAAAATGGTTTGGTTCAGATGTTTTGCAACAGCCCCTCCCTTCCATGCCATCCAAAGTCATCAGTGTAGATGAACTGGAATATCGGCAGTGA